One genomic segment of Misgurnus anguillicaudatus chromosome 23, ASM2758022v2, whole genome shotgun sequence includes these proteins:
- the LOC129453379 gene encoding natural killer cell receptor 2B4-like encodes MLHLWKLLLLCVIFVEGVFGVDGDEVKSVMEGDSVTLHTDITQIQTDDEIVWRFGPQGTRIAQIYKQHNVCDPCESFKDRLKLDSQTGSLTITNITITNSGLYHLQIINSNGTSYKRFNVIVYARLPIPDITCTNSPFSLSSSSKCVLLCSVLNVRDVSLSWYKGNSLLSSISVSDLNIRLSLPLEVDYQDNNTYSCVVNNPITNQTQHLNINDVCQTCSGSGFFWLYPALVPVILFVVAAAVAAVVVHSKKTNGAI; translated from the exons gtgtgtttggtgttgatggagatgaagtgaagtcagtgatggaaggagattctgttactctacacactgataTTACTCAAATACAGACAGATGATGAGATAGTGTGGAGGTTTGGACCTCAGGGGACTCGTATAGCTCAAATCTATAAACAGCACAATGTCTGTGATCCATGTGAGAGCTTCAAGGACAGACTGAAGCTGGACAGTCAGACTGGatctctcaccatcacaaacatcacaatcACAAACTCTGGACTTTATCATCTACAGATCATCAACAGCAATGGAACTTCATACAAGAGATTTAATGTTATtgtctatg CTCGTCTGCCCATTCCTGACATCACCTGTACCAATAGCCCCTTCTCATTATCATCAAGCTCAAaatgtgtgttgttgtgttcagtgttgaatgtgagagatgtgagtctgtcctggtacaaaggaaacagtttattgtccagcatcagtgtgtctgatctcaacatcagactctctcTACCTCTGGAGGTTGATTATCAAGACAACAACACATACAGCTGTGTGGTCAACAATCCCATCacaaaccaaactcaacatctcaacatcaATGATGTCTGTCAGACGTGTTCAG GTTCAGGATTTTTCTGGTTGTACCCAGCACTGGTGCCTGTGATCTTATTTGTAGTAGCAGCAGCTGTAGCAGCAGTAgtagtacactctaaaaaaacaaacggtgctatatag